One stretch of Clostridia bacterium DNA includes these proteins:
- a CDS encoding LemA family protein: MKSRAAWVVLIALVIVLLLVGFSSYNGLVGLEEQVNSNWSQIDNQLQRRADLIPNLVETVKGYAAHEKAVFDNVSAARAKLAGAQTVAEKGAANAELTSALNRLLAIAENYPNLKADANFRQLSDELAGTENRIAVARRDYNNAVQKYNTARRRFPTVLFANLLGFGPRDYFQKETGAGEVPQVKF; this comes from the coding sequence GTGAAGAGCCGAGCGGCATGGGTTGTCCTGATAGCTTTAGTTATAGTTTTACTGTTGGTGGGCTTCAGTAGCTACAATGGCCTGGTGGGGTTGGAAGAGCAGGTAAATAGCAATTGGAGCCAAATCGACAATCAGTTACAACGGCGTGCTGACTTGATCCCCAATCTGGTAGAAACAGTGAAGGGCTATGCTGCCCATGAAAAGGCAGTTTTTGATAATGTTAGCGCTGCTCGGGCCAAGCTGGCTGGTGCTCAAACGGTAGCGGAGAAAGGAGCTGCCAATGCCGAGCTGACTAGTGCCTTGAATAGGTTGCTGGCGATCGCTGAAAACTATCCTAACCTCAAGGCTGATGCCAACTTCAGGCAGCTGAGCGATGAATTGGCCGGTACGGAAAACCGGATCGCTGTGGCTCGCCGCGATTATAACAATGCTGTGCAGAAATACAATACGGCCCGCCGCCGTTTTCCAACGGTGCTTTTTGCCAACCTCTTGGGTTTTGGACCCCGAGATTATTTCCAAAAAGAGACTGGGGCCGGCGAGGTACCTCAAGTCAAATTTTAG